Below is a genomic region from Flavobacterium ginsengisoli.
AATAGATAGCGTTGTAAAAACAGATCGCTACGGACTTCGCGTTGGTGTTGATTTATACAAACTTACTCGCGGGATTTATGACAAAAATTATAAAGGAGTAGAATTTGTAGGAGACTGGCGATTAACAAAAAAATATTATTTAGCGGCAGAATTAGGTTACGAAGATAAAACTACCGAAGACGACCGTTTAACTTCGTCTGCTACTGGAACGTATATAAAAGCAGGTTTTGATTATAACTTTTACCAAAACTGGCTTGACATGGAAAACCTTATCACGATAGGATTACGTGGCGGTTTTAGTAGTTTTAACCAAGAATTATATAGTTACAAAATCTATAATCCAAATCCATATTGGGGAGAGTTACCTGCAATATCGACTAACGAAAAATATAGCGGACTTACAGCCACTTGGATTGAAGTTGCTTTAGGATTAAAAGCGCAAGTTGTTAAAAACGTTTTTGTTGGATTTGGTGTTCAGCTTAAACTTCTTACTACTAATAAAGAACCGAATAATTTCGAAAACCTTTATATTCCAGGATTTAACAGAACTTATGACGGAAGTTTCGGAATTGGTTTCAATTATACCGTTTCTTATTTTATTCCGATTTACAAGAAAAAAACAATGGCTTCTGAAGTTGCAAAAAAAGTAGAGCCTAAGAAGAAGAAATAGTTTTTTTCAAAGGTTCTTAGATGCTAAGACTCTAAGATACTAAGTTTAAAAAAAGCGGTAAATTCAAGTTGAATTTACCGCTTTTTTTTATGCTTTTAAGTTAACTTAGAACCTTAGTATCTTAGAATCTCAGCACCGTAAACTAAATTAACTGAAAATTAATTGCTTGCTTGCGTGTGTATTAAAGTGGT
It encodes:
- a CDS encoding DUF6048 family protein, with the protein product MDSVVKTDRYGLRVGVDLYKLTRGIYDKNYKGVEFVGDWRLTKKYYLAAELGYEDKTTEDDRLTSSATGTYIKAGFDYNFYQNWLDMENLITIGLRGGFSSFNQELYSYKIYNPNPYWGELPAISTNEKYSGLTATWIEVALGLKAQVVKNVFVGFGVQLKLLTTNKEPNNFENLYIPGFNRTYDGSFGIGFNYTVSYFIPIYKKKTMASEVAKKVEPKKKK